From a region of the Falco cherrug isolate bFalChe1 chromosome 9, bFalChe1.pri, whole genome shotgun sequence genome:
- the RAB14 gene encoding ras-related protein Rab-14 has translation MATAPYNYSYIFKYIIIGDMGVGKSCLLHQFTEKKFMADCPHTIGVEFGTRIIEVSGQKIKLQIWDTAGQERFRAVTRSYYRGAAGALMVYDITRRSTYNHLSSWLTDARNLTNPNTVIILIGNKADLEAQRDVTYEEAKQFAEENGLLFLEASAKTGENVEDAFLEAAKKIYQNIQDGSLDLNAAESGVQHKPSAPQGGRLTSEPQPQREGCGC, from the exons ATGGCAACTGCACCTTACAACTATTCCTACATCTTTAAGTACATCATTATTG GGGACATGGGTGTAGGAAAGTCCTGTTTGCTTCATCAGTTTACAGAAAAGAAGT TTATGGCAGACTGTCCCCACACAATTGGTGTTGAATTTGGCACAAGAATAATTGAAGTTAGTGGCCAAAAAATTAAACTACAGATTTGGGATACAGCAGGACAAGAGAGATTCAGGGCTGTCACACGAAGCTACtacagaggagcagcaggagctctCATGGTCTACGACATTACCAG AAGAAGTACGTATAATCACTTAAGCAGCTGGCTGACAGATGCAAGGAACCTCACCAATCCAAATACT GTGATAATCCTCATAGGAAATAAAGCAGATCTGGAAGCACAGAGGGATGTTACATATGAAGAAGCCAAACaatttgctgaagaaaatg GTTTATTGTTCCTCGAAGCAAGTGCAAAAAC TGGAGAGAACGTTGAGGATGCGTTCCTGGAGGCTGCCAAGAAAATCTACCAGAATATCCAAGACGGAAGCCTGGATCTGAATGCTGCAGAATCGGGTGTACAGCACAAACCGTCAGCTCCGCAGGGGGGGCGACTAACCAGCGAACCCCAGCCCCAGAGAGAAGGCTGTGGCTGCTAG